In the genome of Enterococcus hirae ATCC 9790, one region contains:
- a CDS encoding aromatic acid exporter family protein gives MRIGMRTVKTVVSSMLSMVTAQMFSLLFWPSAGIIALLSVGNTKRSTLRTGMLRITAFILATVIAFISFFIFDYTILGFGLFLLLFIPLTVGLKLTDGIVVNSVLVTHYLSEKNMSWSLIGNAASLMAIGVFFALVANIYMPDIKKQLQKNQQLIEEEFRIILNNMADFLLTGRNTNNQLLCDKLLAFVRESQSDARKYQENYWVKQTQYYETYFSMRRTQINVIKDMQGNLDRIQDPVPYGKHIYGLLVYTAETFSEKNDGKELLKRIEEVYELYRDMAMPKERLEFEDRAELFQFLQSFKSFIEIKAEFSQQSIG, from the coding sequence ATGCGTATCGGAATGAGGACCGTGAAAACAGTGGTTAGTAGTATGTTGTCCATGGTTACCGCCCAAATGTTTTCATTATTGTTTTGGCCTTCAGCAGGAATCATTGCTTTGTTAAGTGTGGGCAACACGAAACGTTCAACTTTAAGAACTGGGATGTTAAGGATTACGGCATTTATTTTAGCAACTGTGATTGCTTTTATTAGTTTTTTTATTTTTGATTATACGATCTTGGGGTTTGGCTTGTTCCTACTACTGTTTATTCCTCTGACTGTTGGGTTAAAATTGACGGATGGAATTGTCGTAAATTCTGTGCTAGTCACACACTATTTAAGTGAAAAAAATATGAGTTGGTCGTTGATCGGTAATGCAGCAAGTTTAATGGCTATCGGTGTCTTTTTTGCATTAGTAGCGAATATCTATATGCCGGATATCAAAAAACAGCTACAAAAAAATCAACAATTGATCGAAGAAGAGTTTCGTATCATTTTAAACAACATGGCTGATTTCCTACTGACTGGAAGAAATACCAACAATCAACTGCTTTGTGATAAATTGTTGGCTTTCGTAAGAGAAAGTCAGAGCGATGCTAGGAAGTACCAAGAGAATTACTGGGTGAAACAAACGCAATACTATGAAACGTATTTTTCCATGCGTCGAACCCAAATCAACGTGATCAAAGATATGCAGGGGAATCTGGATCGAATCCAAGACCCGGTTCCTTATGGCAAGCATATTTACGGCTTGTTGGTTTATACTGCAGAAACTTTTTCCGAAAAAAATGATGGAAAAGAATTATTGAAGCGGATTGAAGAAGTCTACGAACTATATCGGGACATGGCTATGCCCAAAGAACGTTTAGAATTTGAAGATCGAGCAGAATTGTTTCAATTTTTGCAATCCTTTAAGAGCTTTATTGAAATCAAAGCGGAATTTTCGCAACAATCGATTGGTTAA